Proteins encoded within one genomic window of Cucumis sativus cultivar 9930 chromosome 3, Cucumber_9930_V3, whole genome shotgun sequence:
- the LOC116402578 gene encoding uncharacterized protein LOC116402578, translating into MGVGIGVPICIECGTHSNPCRCKVVGPTLGFLAFAVAAVVEWPVGALVFCFRHHKGRRIMAHPATVVYPSVSNAVPI; encoded by the coding sequence ATGGGTGTGGGAATCGGTGTTCCGATCTGCATTGAATGTGGGACCCACAGCAATCCGTGCAGATGCAAGGTGGTGGGGCCGACCCTGGGGTTTTTGGCTTTCGCTGTGGCGGCGGTGGTGGAGTGGCCGGTGGGAGCTCTGGTTTTTTGCTTCCGCCATCACAAGGGGCGCCGTATCATGGCGCATCCGGCTACCGTCGTATACCCGTCGGTGTCTAATGCGGTTCCGATTTGA
- the LOC105434885 gene encoding leucine-rich repeat extensin-like protein 3 gives MKMAPYAAILLSFSFLSHLLLLANSQTSSPILVDPQNPDAEIKCGSCPCSNPCIQQLSPPPPPPPPPPPPSPCTPTVSSRPPPPRFIYTTSSPAPPPPRFTYTTGVPGNLYEIDANNSWYYFSGTRRTRPGMAAVAVAIGCGALHLMGFSKW, from the coding sequence ATGAAAATGGCGCCTTACGCCGCCATTTTactctccttttctttcctctCCCACCTCCTTCTTCTCGCCAACTCCCAAACCTCCTCCCCGATATTGGTAGATCCTCAAAATCCGGACGCTGAGATCAAATGTGGATCATGCCCTTGTTCCAATCCATGTATTCAACAACTATCGCCACCACCGccccctcctcctcctcctcctcctccttctcctTGTACTCCAACGGTGTCCTCTCGACCACCACCTCCTAGGTTTATTTATACTACGTCATCACCTGCACCACCACCTCCAAGGTTTACTTATACGACGGGTGTTCCCGGTAATTTGTACGAGATTGATGCGAATAATAGTTGGTATTACTTCTCTGGCACGAGGAGGACGCGGCCGGGCATGGCGGCAGTTGCGGTGGCGATTGGCTGTGGAGCTTTGCATCTAATGGGGTTTAGTAAGTGGTGA